Proteins from a single region of Euzebyales bacterium:
- a CDS encoding GNAT family protein gives MAEDRGLEPAAAVHWDTGDGAAWIDGLLDDDEVAPYIIESGGRPIGYAQWGEEDDPGYRSASIDLFLVTDAHGHGYGREVVRTLATWLIGERGHHRIEIDPSAANAPAIRCYEAVGFRPIGIARRRERAADGTWHDSLLMDLLAEDLADAPGRVRG, from the coding sequence GTGGCTGAAGACCGCGGTCTCGAGCCGGCCGCCGCGGTCCACTGGGACACCGGCGACGGCGCCGCCTGGATCGACGGGCTGCTCGACGACGACGAGGTCGCGCCATACATCATCGAGTCCGGCGGCCGGCCCATCGGCTACGCGCAGTGGGGTGAGGAGGACGACCCGGGCTACCGCAGCGCGTCGATCGATCTGTTCCTGGTGACCGACGCGCACGGCCACGGATACGGTCGCGAGGTCGTGCGGACCTTAGCGACGTGGCTGATCGGTGAACGTGGCCACCACCGGATCGAGATCGACCCGTCAGCGGCGAACGCACCCGCGATCCGCTGCTACGAGGCTGTCGGCTTCAGGCCGATCGGCATCGCGCGCCGCCGCGAGCGCGCGGCGGACGGCACATGGCACGACTCCCTGCTGATGGACCTGCTGGCCGAGGACCTCGCTGACGCGCCCGGTCGGGTGCGTGGGTGA
- a CDS encoding YajQ family cyclic di-GMP-binding protein, giving the protein MADNSFDVVAEVDRQEVDNAVNQAAKEIAQRYDFKNTGATVAWSGEGIVVGANSEERVMAALDVLKSKLVRRKVSLKALEYDEPKPGSRGNYRLEIGLVNGIPTDKAKAMVKQIKASKLKVTPAIQGDQLRISSKSRDALQEVQALLRANDQDLPLRFTNYK; this is encoded by the coding sequence ATGGCCGACAACAGCTTCGACGTGGTGGCCGAGGTCGACCGCCAGGAGGTCGACAACGCGGTCAACCAGGCGGCCAAGGAGATCGCTCAGCGCTACGACTTCAAGAACACCGGCGCGACCGTCGCGTGGTCGGGCGAGGGCATCGTGGTCGGCGCGAACTCCGAGGAGCGCGTCATGGCCGCTCTCGATGTCCTGAAGTCGAAGCTGGTGAGACGCAAGGTCAGCCTGAAGGCGCTGGAGTACGACGAGCCGAAGCCCGGCTCGCGCGGCAACTACCGCCTCGAGATCGGCCTCGTCAACGGCATCCCGACCGACAAGGCCAAGGCGATGGTCAAGCAGATCAAGGCCTCGAAGCTGAAGGTCACGCCCGCGATCCAGGGCGATCAGCTGCGGATCTCGTCGAAGTCGCGCGACGCGCTCCAGGAGGTGCAGGCGCTGCTGCGCGCCAACGACCAGGATCTGCCCTTGCGCTTCACCAACTACAAGTGA